A DNA window from Eretmochelys imbricata isolate rEreImb1 chromosome 3, rEreImb1.hap1, whole genome shotgun sequence contains the following coding sequences:
- the KCNS3 gene encoding delayed-rectifier potassium channel regulatory subunit KCNS3, whose protein sequence is MVYGEFFHRPGKDEELIHLNVGGFKQSVDQSTLLRFPQTRLGKLLKCHSEEAILELCDDYSVADKEYYFDRNPSFFRYVLNFYYTGKLHVMEELCVFSFCQEIEYWGINELFIDSCCSNRYQERKEEGQDKDWDQKSNDRSIDSSSEESSIFEKELEKFDKLWLGEIRKKVWIRMENPGYCLSAKLIAISSLSVVLASIVAMCIHSMPEFQRWDDNDREIEDPVLEAVEIACIVWFTVELVIRLAAAPSLKKFWKNPLNIIDFVSIIPFYATLAVDTKDEESEDIENMGKVVQILRLMRIFRILKLARHSVGLRSLGATLRHSYQEVGLLLLFLSVGISIFSVLVYSVEKDDDESELHSIPVCWWWATISMTTVGYGDTFPVTLLGKFIGSICILCGILVVALPITIIFNKFSKYYQKQKDIDVDQSNSDHKEKCNELPYFNIRDIYAKRMNSFISSLSSVGIIASDQDSTDASSIQDIEDVYNTSVENGTGK, encoded by the coding sequence ATGGTTTATGGTGAATTTTTCCATAGACctgggaaagatgaggaacttaTCCACTTGAATGTGGGTGGCTTTAAGCAATCAGTTGATCAAAGTACTTTGCTCCGATTTCCCCAGACCAGACTTGGAAAACTGCTCAAATGCCATTCTGAAGAGGCTATCCTGGAACTGTGTGATGATTACAGTGTTGCAGACAAGGAATATTACTTTGATAGGAACCCTTCTTTCTTTAGATATGTTTTGAATTTTTACTATACAGGTAAACTGCATGTCATGGAGGAACTTTGTGTCTTCTCCTTCTGCCAGGAAATAGAGTACTGGGGGATCAACGAGCTGTTCATTGATTCTTGCTGTAGCAATAGGtatcaagaaagaaaagaagaaggtCAAGATAAGGACTGGGATCAGAAAAGCAATGACAGAAGTATAGACTCTTCCAGTGAAGAATCATCCATATTTGAAAAAGAGCTGGAGAAATTTGATAAACTGTGGCTTGGTGAAATACGAAAGAAAGTATGGATCAGAATGGAAAACCCTGGGTACTGCTTATCAGCCAAGTTAATTGCCATTTCCTCCCTGAGCGTAGTGCTAGCATCTATTGTAGCCATGTGCATCCACAGCATGCCAGAGTTCCAAAGGTGGGATGACAATGACAGAGAGATTGAAGACCCTGTTTTGGAAGCCGTGGAGATAGCGTGCATCGTCTGGTTCACCGTCGAGTTAGTGATAAGGCTCGCCGCAGCTCCAAGTCTAAAGAAGTTCTGGAAAAACCCTCTCAACATCATAGATTTTGTCTCTATTATTCCATTTTATGCTACCTTGGCTGTGGACACAAAGGACGAAGAAAGCGAAGACATTGagaatatggggaaagtggttCAGATCCTACGGCTAATGAGGATATTTCGCATCCTGAAACTGGCAAGGCACTCTGTAGGACTGCGGTCTTTAGGTGCCACTTTGAGACATAGTTACCAGGAAGTTGgacttttgcttttgtttctgtcTGTCGGGATTTCTATATTCTCAGTTTTGGTCTACTCAGTAGAAAAAGATGATGATGAGTCAGAACTGCACAGCATCCCGGTCTGCTGGTGGTGGGCAACTATCAGCATGACCACTGTCGGCTATGGAGACACTTTCCCGGTCACCCTACTGGGAAAGTTCATTGGTAGCATTTGTATTCTCTGTGGAATATTAGTGGTGGCCCTTCCAATCACTATAATTTTCAACAAGTTTTCTAAATACTATCAAAAGCAAAAGGATATTGATGTAGACCAGTCCAACAGTGATCACAAAGAGAAATGTAATGAGCTACCTTATTTTAACATTAGGGATATTTATGCAAAAAGGATGAACTCCTTCATTTCTAGCCTTTCTTCAGTAGGGATTATAGCCAGCGATCAAGATTCAACAGACGCCTCCAGCATCCAAGATATAGAGGACGTTTATAACACATCTGTAGAGAATGGTACTGGAAAATGA